DNA from Strigops habroptila isolate Jane chromosome 6, bStrHab1.2.pri, whole genome shotgun sequence:
tgctccaccTCTGCTTCCCCGCTGTCGTCTGCTCATCCAGCACCCGTTCTGTGCCTATAGCTAGGAATTAGTTACCATCATCACAGAGATCATTTAGCGGAGAGCCAGGAGGGTGCCACCAGTCTCGCATAGTGGCAGCACCTCCATTAAAACCAGTTTAATTGCGGTACCTTGTTCAGGGTCAGACAGGTCAGTACCTCGTGTGTGCAGCCGCCCCAGCCCATCAAGCCCAGTGCTGCGCAGTGGAGCAGCAGCTGTCCTTGGTGCCCATCGCCCATGGGAGGTGTCTGGTCACTGCAGTGGCAGTGTCCCGGGCACCCACCAGCgctgctgccctgctgggcGCAGCCTCTGACCCGCAGCAGACAGCAGCGATTCCTCAGCCGCGGCACCATTTGCGATGGCGGCTGGAACCAGAGGAACAGACACAACCCAATTCCCTTGAAGAGCAAAGGCCATGACTCACCGCAGCGACCTCCTGGGTGTCCACCCCTTGTCACCGCAGCCGGGCCCCGGTCTGCACCCTGTGGCCTCGCTAGTTAGAACAAGCAGATCTGCAGGTGTTGGCGGGCAGCATCCTCCCAGCACTTTGTGGCACTCCTGGCACTGTGCTTTCAATAGGAACTGCATTTCAGGCTCGTGGGTTTCCAGGGGTGATGACACCTCAGAGCTAGAACCTGGTattgtaaaaatgaaacaaatccaaaagaaaCTCAGGGTCTGCCCGACTGCAGTTGCTGCCTCCTGGCGTGGGTTTGCTTCCACTGATCGTGTGTCAGTAACAGACATTAGAAAATAAACCCTGGCATTTAACTGTTGTTTTCAGGGCTGGCTTGTTCTGAGTCACCAAGATCATggtctgaaataatttcaaaggtCTCCTGAGCAGAAGGAGACTTCTCTCACTGAGCAATACACATCGCTAATTCAGGGAAGAActgaaacactgctgaaaataaaatagtattttcctgATGTCAAAACCTGAAACCTGTTAATTTGTAAAGTTCAGCTGTGGTTTTGTACTGACCTGGTTCCCTCACACCCCAATAAACTCGTGCTCACAGCAGCCTCACAGGAGCAGGGGAGGTTTGTGCCTGCGCCGGGGCCGTCAGCAGCCCCTTCCCGGGGGGTGGGATGTGCTGGACACGGGACGTGCTGGACACGCTGACACCAGCCACGGGCTTGAGGAGGAAGATGAACGCGTTTGTTGGGCTGGATCCTGCCAAGGGGCTTGTGGCTGCCCCAGGAACAGCGTCAGGGTGAGGGAAGAGGATTTTAACCTCCTCTTCTACAAAATGTCAGTGCAGACCCGGGCTCCTGTTAAAAGTTTGGTACTTCTGTCACCGTCCGTAAGGATGGGCCACCTGAGAGAGACACACAAAGGGTTGCTGAGGTGCAGCCTTCGAGCTCAgccacacacatgcacagcacagcacccagctcccCTCCCTCAGCTCTCTACACACCGTCCCTTTTATTTGGGGTGTCTTTGGTCCCACTCCCCACCATGATGGGTCCTTGGTTGCCCCATGCTGCAGCGCTACCACGGGAGCGGGTTCTGCAGCATGTAGCAGCCTCCATTGCAGCACACGGGCACACAGCACATCTGTGTGATCAGCACATGCAGGTGTGTGATCAATACTTCCAAAGCACTGGCCCACTGgcctccatcctgctgcagctccctgtgctgaCCCTGCGAGCAGCCTGTGCAATGGGTTAATTTGCTAATTACAGCCCATTACGAACCCCCAAAGACATGATTTATGTCCCGTTCATCATGGAATGCTCAGTGACGAGGCTTCCCTTGGAGCGTGCGAAGCCTCGTTGCAGAGCAACCTGTGTGAACATTAGACCCAACACGTTTTTCATGTGGCTTTCTACTCTATGAATACATTCCTTAAGGAAAGGAAGGGGGTCTCTGCTCTGTGTCAGGGGTGGTTACTCATTAACACCCACTCGTGCCAGCAGGAGTTCGAGGGGATTGTTGGGCAGTGGGAAAAGGCACTTGGAAATGTCCATTCCTTTGCTGAAAAGGGGCAGCAAAGGTCTCCCTGCAGTTGCTTTGGTCACGTTGGAGAATTGATCCAAATGGCTCCGGATAAAGCCCCACCCGCAGAAACACCGTCACACCCGGACCCGGCGCTCCCGCGGGCGGCCGAGGGCTGGAGGCAGCCGGTGGCCGCGGGCAGGGGCTGCGccgctgctggggctgagcagggccGGGCACCGGGGACTGACACCCCGGGACTGGCGCGGGAGCCGGGATGGGCTCAGTCGGGGACCCCGCGCCCGTCCCGGCAGCACGGGGGGGGGCGGCAAGAGCTGGCTGGGGCCTGGGGGGGCACGAAAACACGGAGCTTCAGAcacccccagcagcagcagcacgaGCAGGCACCGGCAGAACGATGGACACTCACAGACAGGCAGACAAATAAATAACGTGAATCaaataatacaataaaacaaaaattaaaaatgaaaataattataaaaacagaaattcGTTTGTACTTATACACAGGCTGCTTAACATTTTAGCATGTATTATTGCTATATCTATTAATAGGATCTATACTGTATCATTAAATAAACATATAATAATTACATATATCATGCTACAGTTATATGCTATAGTATATCTAATTATTATCTGTTTATATTAAGTATATCTATATAGGTATATTAGGTATAGTATATATTACAGGTATTAGATATACATGGATATAATGCttatataatatgtataatatatataatctATGATCTATAATATACATAATCTATAATCTATAATCTATGCATTAGGAACAGCATCATATAATGCATATAATGTAACATACGTTATATAATATACATTATATAATATACAGTATACAATATGCACTACATATTCCATTatgtattattaatatatttattactattaataGTCACTATATGTTTACTAATTTTATCAAAATATGGATTATAGATTGCATCTAtactatatattatatatacattaGATATGTACATGTATATCTGAACACATGCCTAGTACATACTCGAGATACATGTACACATCACCTAAATATTCTATGCGTAACGTATCCATATCAAGTGTAATGCCTGCCTAATGTACATCGCCAAACACTCAAAGCCCTGCACACAACACAGTCCATAACTATCAGTTCTAGGTTACACATAACGTATATCTAATGGGTATGTTACACCTGCTTATTACATGCACCTACACACAGACCTGTGCATGTATGTACACATGCATGTACACAACATGCACTGTGCTGTGCGTACTTCATGCCCCAGAACATACAAATTATGGCTACAAAGCTACTAAAAACCTCTGTAAGACAGTATTGTTTCATTACATGAGCACTGGATCAACTATCTATAATGATATATATAATGCACCTGTAATATTACGTACCTTATATGGTGTGTTATAATATGACTTATACAATAAGCAATAATTTATAATATGCATTAGATATGCATATTTATTCTATATTATGCAGATATACTATTATGTGTAATTTATTATACACTACTACATATTACGAAATATAGAGACAATCAATATAAAATACACGGATATAAAAGGATtacaatttctgtatttatgtaGGGTTATAATTTATTGCCCACAGAAAAGTCTGTATTTCCTATGTGTACCCACAGTGACCGGTTCCAGCGCAGTGTCCCACGCGGTGCCTGGGACTTGCCTGGGTGTTCCATTCGGATCCCCTGTGGGAAGCTGTCACGTTACCGGTGCCACGGGCACTGGGCGCTCACCCTGCGGCAGGTGCAGCTCTGGTGAACACATCAGCTGGTTCCACGGGGCAGATCTCTGCTGTGGGCTGTAAACTACATTGaattaaaaccatttaaagCCATAATGAGGCTTTTTATCTGCATGGGAGGATTCCAGACGTTGGAATGGGATGTGCAGAGCACAGGCCCCGGGGAATCCTGCTCCATCACCCATGGGGGATGCCTGGGGGCCCCGGGGGACTCGCTGCAGCAGCAACATGGACCCAAAACACCCGCCGggccccagcaccctcacaggagGGTGATGGGACAGGAGTGTTGGGACTCGCACCCCACACTATCCCATGGCACCACACACCATCCCATGGCACTGTGTGCCCTGCTGGGGACAGCCAGCCCACAGCTGCATGAGCTGTTTTCCCTCCTGCCAGCTCATTACAGGGGTCTGTGTGGGGAAGAGCTCTGAAAGGCAAAGCCAAAGCCCCTTCCCAGCCCATTCCTGGGCCATCAGAAGGTGCCCGGCGAGGCCAGGCTGGCCCTTGTCAGGGCCCTGCAGCTCCTGTAACTCACCTCCCGTTCCCTTTCAGGTTGCAAACAGCCATCCGGGCCTCTCTGTGTGCCCGGGGAGGAGGGAGGCTCCCACTGACTGCACACAGTTGGACACCGCCCGTGTGCCCGCCGGCCGCGTGTGCCAACAGCCCCCGTGCGCTGCCCTTCACCCCAAGGGACACGCAGTGGTGCTGCCGGTCGGTCCCGTAACATTGCCTCAGACATCCACAGGCACTCGGACTTCTCGGCCCCGCGGGTGCAGCCCGGGGACACAAAAGGGGTTCCCCCGTTTTACAGGAGCCCCATTTCCAACGTGCTCCAGTGTCACCGCTCCTCACTCCTCCCCACACGAGCAGCCTCCACCACTCACACTCCCACTGCAACAGGCGGGAGCGCGGGGGCCAGTGGCCACCCCAATGGTCTCTACGGACCTGGGAATGATGCTGCCCCTGACCGGCTTTATCTGGCTCCTGCCGGGACAGGCAGGGATTTACCTGAGCATAGAGAAATCTCTATCAGTGTGAAGCAGTTGATTTGGGACTTGCCAGGGCACAGGCTGGGAGCATCCAGTGGGATGGAACCTCTGGGCCACTCGGATGGATGTGCCGGGCATCACTCCGGGAACCGTGGCTGCTGGCCACTGGAGAGGACAACCACGAGCACTGGGAACACCTCGggagctcctgctctgctccggTGGTGAGAGCAGCCTGCAGTGAGCTGTGGCACACAGGCTGTGACAACCCAGTGTCGTGCTTTCCAGCgccagggaagcaggaagagcAGACCTGCACTTGCAGCCAGGCAGGGGTTGCTGCCCCCACCTCTCAGAGCATGGAGGCCACATTCTTTCTCTCACTGTACCGATTTACAGCTCAAAGCACGGCTCCAGCTCAGCCTGAAGCCAGTCCCGGGATAACGGAGCTGCTTCCCGGGAGTCGAGCAGCAGGAgcacactgctctgctgctttttagcCTGACTGAACAAGAAGGTAAAAGCACCtttagaaagattttctttctctagaagCGTTGCTGTATCAAAAACACGCCGACGCTCCCgggcagcctccagcagcagctccgggcGGTCACCTGCCTTTTCCGAGGGAAGAGACAAGAGCGAACGTGGCAGCAACAGGTTCTAAACCTCTCCCAGTGCGCAAAAGCGTCAGAGGCGTCTCCATCCCGAGACAGCGTGTGCCAGCGCCGCCAGCCCGGCCCCTCGGCCCTCCCGCTCCGGGATGGGGCAGGATCTCGCCCCGGGCCACCGGGCAGAGCTGTGATGGGAGCTTGGCTCCTCCTGAGAGGGGAGCACCCGGCACCGGAGCGCCCGGCACCGGAGCGCCCAGCACCACAGAACCGAAGCACCCAGCACCGCggcacccagcactgcagcagggctcGCACCGGCCCTGCACACACCTGACGTGAGAACAGGTTGCTAAAATAATCAAGAAACTCCTTTTTGGCCAAACCTGTGCAACCCCTTGCACAGACAGAGCCCTCGTGTGACATCCCAAACTGCTGCTCCTCAAAACACCCCCAGGCCCCGTCCTGTCCCCGCTGTGGGACACGGCCACCTCTTCCCTCGCAGGGTGACCCGGGCGCTGTGCATCTtgtcctgcccctgccctcTGAGGTTTTTCACCCGCCGGTGTTGTCCCGGTCTCGGGGGGAAGCCCTGTCGCACCGGGCTGGCAAATGGAAGGATGGCAACACTGAGGATACTGCAGCCCCCCGGGGCAGAACGGGACAGCGCCAGGCTCCAGCCCCGAAGCGAGATGTGAAACCTGGGCTGGCCTCGCACCGGCCTCCGCAGCCAAAGCCCGACTCGGCTTCCCCGCGGCGCCCTTCACCCCGGCACAAGGGCACATCCCAAACACAGACGGATCCCTCCGAGCTTCCCGCTTCCCCAAAGGCGCTTCCCTTCCTCGCGCTTTCCCTGCAGCACCTTCCAGGGAAGGTTCCTGGAAGCTCTCCcgagcagcagggcagggaacGGGCTGTGCCCGACGCACCCGGGCAGCCTTCCCCGCACCAGACACACCCCACTCCCCGCTGGATGATCCCACCCGAGGCGCAGCAcagcccccggccccggccccaggAGCATGCCTGcattggaaaatattttatttgaatagTAAATAATTATACAGTTGAAACAGTTCTATCGAAGCACTCTATAAATAGCTAACagttaagaaaataatgtgtgtAGAAAAAGAGATTGCATCTAAAAGTAAGAGCTGTCGGTTGCACAGGATCGAATGGTCAAGGTCGTGTGTTTTCTAGGTATAAAAGTTAAAACCTTTATAGCAGATCccttgaagaaaagaaaaaaaaaaaaatatcctaaaaCGCACAGTGAAATGGCAGGCGGGGACAAAACCAGCGTCAGAGCATCTGCGATCAAATAATATCAATCTTcataattaatataaataaataacgAATAAATAACATAATTACTCAAACCAACATATACAGATAGTCAACTCGTGAGCTACCTCGGGAAGGGCAAACCGAACGGAAACAGAAGGTTGGCATGTCACAGTTAAGGCAGTTTCTACAGCATCTTCTGGAGACCATCAACAGCGGCGTCAAGGCATCGGCGGCTGCGGGAACGGGAACCCTCGGGCGGCTCCTCCGGCGGGTCCGGGGTCCCCCGACGGGCGCCGAGGCGAACGAGCGGCCGAACGGAGGGAGGGACCCGGCGGCGGGCGCGAAGCCGGGCTCCAGCGGTTCACCAGCCGGGTTAAAGCTAATCGTGTGGCGGCCCCGGGCCGTGAGGGGCAGTGCGGGAAGGCACGGGCGGCTCTAGCAGGCGGGCCGCAGCGGCACCTGGAGCAGGATGACCTGCCTGTTCTCCGACGGGTGGCACTTGTTGATGTGCCGGGTGAGGCCGGGCGAGCTGTAGAAGGTGGCCGGGCAGTACTTGCAGGGGAAGACCTGCGCGGCGTGCAGCAGGCGGAGGTGCCGCTCCTGGCTGCTCTTGCTGGGGAAGGTCTCCCCGCACACCGGGCACAGGCGGCActcggcgggcggcggcgcgggcggcTCCTCGGCGGCGGGCTCAGGGGCCGGGGCCGGTGCGGCTCCCGGCGCGGGTGCCGGTGGCGGGTGGCCCAGCAGGTGCTTGCGCAGGTAGGCCTGCCGGCGGAACCGCTTGGCGCAGCGGGGGCACTCGAAGAGCCCCTCCTCGGAGCCCGCCTCCGAGCCGCCGCCGGGGCTCGGCGTGTCCCGCTCGCTGCCGCTGCCGCCTCCCGCCTCCTTCGGCGGCTCCTCCGGCGGCGCTCGGCCCGGCTCGGGGCCGGTCTtggcggcgggcgggcgcggcTTGTGCCAGCGGCGGTGCGAGGCGAGGTTGGCAGGGCAGGAGAAGACCTTGTCGCACTCGGGGCAGCGGTACTCCACCCGCACGATGCGGGAGCAGCGGTGCTGCGCCAGCGCGAAGGGGTCCCCGTACTCCTCCTtgcagagctggcagatgaACTCGCCCAGCGGGCGGGCGCAGCCGCCCCGTGCCCGGACCGGCGCCTCCACCGGGCCCTCCTTGATGCGCAGCCCCAGCACGGGCGACGTGGTCACCTCGTCCTCGAAGGTCAGCTTGCGGATCGCCTTCGCCTTCTTGCCCGACGGGGCCTTCTGCCGCCCGGGCTCCGCGGTGCCCTGCGGCCGCTtggcgggcggcgggcgggcggcggcggcggcggcaggcggcgcggccggggcgggcggcgcgggggcTCCGCCGGGGCCGGGACCCGCGGCGGGTGGCTCGGCGGGGCCGGCAGCAGCGGCCCAGAGCTTGAGCTCTGCCGGCGCGAAGAGGAGCGGGTCCATGGTGGCGGGCACGGCCGGCGCCGGGAAGGACTCAGCCGAGACGGGCGAGCCCAGGCTGAAGCCGCGCTCCAGGTACTTGTCCCTGCTGACAGGCCGCGTGGGGCTGTACAGCGCCTGCACGGCGGCATCGGGCGTCCCGCACGGCACTGTGTCccgcggcggcgcggcggggcgggcgggcggcggcggcggcgggctgCCCGCGGGCAGCGGCGCCCCGGCGGGGTCGCGGCAGCAGCGCGCGCGGTACGAGGCGGGGGCGGGCCGGCGGCTGCGCTTCACCAGGAAGCCCCGCGGCATCTTGTCGCCGCCCGCGCGGCGACCCCGGCACCCACCCGgcaccggccccgccgctcgcggtgcccggccgccgccgcgccgccttTAAGCGGGGCCGGGGCCATTGTtcgggccggcggcggcggcacggGCCAATCAGCGgcgccgcggcgggcggggggcggggccgAGTGCACCTGAGCCCCCGCCGGCGGCacgcgcccggccccgcccccaGCACGCTCCGGCGCCCGTCGCCGCGCGGCGCGGCACGCGCGGGCCTTTGTGTGCCGCCCCGGGGCGCGCGCGGCGCTGAGTGCCCGGtgccgggcggggcggggggtgcCGGGCGGGCCGGCGCCGGCATCAGGTGGCACACACGGGAGCGGCGGGCCTTTCCCGCCGCCGCTGCGAGCGGAACGGCACCGCGGAGCCGGGACACCCCGCGCACCTGTAACGGCAGCGGCCGGGGCCGCGCGCACAcggacacacacatacacacacacaccgcccgggccgggccgccgcTGTCCCACGGGCGGCAGCGCCCGGGACCGGTGTTGGGTCCCGGGTGCCGGTTCCCGCGGGCGGCAGGGCCCGGTGCCGGGTCCTGGGTGCCGGCTCCCGCGGGCGGCAGCGCCCGGTGCCGGGTCCCGTTTCCCGCGGGCGGCAGGGCCCGGTGCCGGTCCTCGTGGCAGGTGCAGCCCCGGTTTAACCCTTTACCCGGGGGGGCTCTCGCCGCTCCGTGCTCGCAGGTGGCGCCGCGGCGTGGGGGCGGAGGGGGGGGTGAGCGCCCCCTGCCGCGCGCAGCCGGCCGGCTCCGGGGGCGCGTGCGGGCAGCCCCCCCGCTTTGTGTGGGGCGGCGGGGCACGCGGGCGGCACGCGAGCTAGCGgcgggccccccccccccgggccccgcGCACCGCCTTTGTGCGCCTCATTAGCATAAAGCTGCGCGAGCCGCGCGGCGGGCGCAcaaaggggcgggggggggggcgcccCGTCAGCGCGCGAGGCCGCGGCGGGGGTGTGCGGGGTGTGTGTGGCcgctccccccgcccgcccggTGGGACAGGCgtgcggcggggcggggcggcgctCCATTAGCATACAGCTGCGGGCCGCCGGGCACGCGCCGCCCCCCCGCGGGGCTCGCACCGAGACCACGGACCCTCCAACCCCCAGCCCCGGCGACCGCGGTTCGAGACCCCCCAACCCCGCACACCGAGACACCCCGTACCCCTGGCTCACACCGAGACACCCCCCGCCCGGGGCTCACACCGAGGTGTCCCGTATCCCCCGTCGGGGCCGCAGCCCATGCCCCCCGCTCCCTGTTACGGAGCCGGGGAGTCGGCGCCCGCCGGGCCGGTCGCTGCCGCCTCACCTGCGCtcggcggggccgcggccgggtAGTACATGGGCAGGCTGCGGCGGTGGCGGCGCAGGAAGCGCAGGACGGGTCCCCGCAGCGGCATCGGGCAGGGGCTGCGCTCC
Protein-coding regions in this window:
- the INSM1 gene encoding insulinoma-associated protein 1 codes for the protein MPRGFLVKRSRRPAPASYRARCCRDPAGAPLPAGSPPPPPPARPAAPPRDTVPCGTPDAAVQALYSPTRPVSRDKYLERGFSLGSPVSAESFPAPAVPATMDPLLFAPAELKLWAAAAGPAEPPAAGPGPGGAPAPPAPAAPPAAAAAARPPPAKRPQGTAEPGRQKAPSGKKAKAIRKLTFEDEVTTSPVLGLRIKEGPVEAPVRARGGCARPLGEFICQLCKEEYGDPFALAQHRCSRIVRVEYRCPECDKVFSCPANLASHRRWHKPRPPAAKTGPEPGRAPPEEPPKEAGGGSGSERDTPSPGGGSEAGSEEGLFECPRCAKRFRRQAYLRKHLLGHPPPAPAPGAAPAPAPEPAAEEPPAPPPAECRLCPVCGETFPSKSSQERHLRLLHAAQVFPCKYCPATFYSSPGLTRHINKCHPSENRQVILLQVPLRPAC